One Tenebrio molitor chromosome 2, icTenMoli1.1, whole genome shotgun sequence genomic region harbors:
- the LOC138122732 gene encoding enolase-phosphatase E1-like: MNSKSNSYEEENIARGCLKLNNKIYPVFEGLNTVGRSPEAIINLKHLNISKQHAIITITDEGVHYISDFSSSNGTILDNTKLNPLKLYRLDNGASIKFADIFCTYKTLSATEKLTNNAEESQILDDSFYAAGTQTIELPEVHEIGINEMATQIMTPKATSFNEMDTEIQTLDDTSGDSIDFSTMQKAESQMISRGTGFSEISPSKVNSSDLLKSDDDEPPLSQIRPVKTGRKKLIESDHESDTDDEVEHVPEKNMSRYVISDDSETDIENEEEKEMDEADVVIPMTQDGEQKTSEEPSISSLAVSEQINDEAGEQRNEEMPTEETVGSIKDAEKEDERVIKDAEKEDERVIKDAEKEDERVNENETLAKDDLPSSEEIDVLHYEGEKNEDEGKVVMEEGKDEEDNVGPSSEDKTDRPTPQVDTEFANSKKDQKDGNFEVDQNLQRGEELEISKSNNQTNEDISEEGGSEKIEDAFDQQTQQVDFDFVNHGEVNLEKSEESKIVEDQDDVVTADKLDFEDHNTPDLYLQSTQPLDKNDERSKDKEEADFLPPTQALRILHGDGEEGEAGMLNDGSSSKTNGDEDNDYFQQSTQSLADLLGNDKIENSVSEEKEDQDEMGLARTQSLELIHGEEILMELKNDSLAVNKERLLVSKDKEDEDVFLSPTKALDHLLSEGSPGIGKNRSKEKLSRSRDIEEDDSFILPPTQAMELLHKDDSNFNQVEDQLAEIFISQNDILLGTQQLVDVLETTHDDDVVDDSFAEDFGRSTRSKSWIFKKPEPISVDLVKEILEEDIKSIENKKEVKSVSEENADDKLEAQSEKEGKVTAKSNKEKEDGEKVESKQVRKAETKDDKNIGKNKRETRKQSMVRFESQEGKDEEKKKNSQGDDDEKKVGRKEIKMSNKEVQRNVEKEEDKKGQTSKTKVENETNEKEFRIGEGGRRSTRSQVSNDDKKKSGSQVRKEKTTEIDTGNLSLEIKKKKEKSSSNDGRMEGKEEGKEKQQVTNKKDQNEDQSNVETRRSRRQQNITKDQKSKLEVDQGSDSTDNNSQESGENKRRTRRTKDSQESTVEVDKSDSNEEGGNSRRSKRKENINSLNQKQITTNASKKKESQSSNEEETPNTRRTSKRKKDDKQENKEMSPIAKKRVTVESEEGNKKRDKENDEGKGTPKKRSLKVANVDSGDEFEAKIPKLQNSSDKTTPTKAKTSSEPTRKSTRNAKKITPDDEDTALSSSSIQNDVSSSSTIDESALRRRRLSANSRRLKKEEEMKGDKKEEEMKGEKKEEEMKGEKKTVTRRASAVKASPGMLTTPERFKRQTKPKVVFTMMDNPELESLIRQLGGSVVDTVDACTVLVTESVKRSQKLLCAVGQGKPICSPKWLEACKKAYSFVDPWNYILVDREAEKKWSFSLRESLNRSAKTKQLENHTFQLIVNNAADVLKGAIEACGGKCVTRNLAKSGTDNLIIVSSENNRSKYSKILKQNPEIKVVEAEAIFDGTLRQEFRFNKHLLS, from the exons ATGAATTCGAAATCTAATTCGTACGAAGAGGAAAACATCGCG CGCGGCTGTTTGAAGctcaacaacaaaatttaccCGGTATTCGAGGGCCTCAACACCGTCGGAAGAAGCCCCGAGGCGATCATCAACCTAAAACACCTG AACATCAGCAAACAACACGCCATTATTACGATAACGGACGAAGGCGTCCACTACATCAGCGACTTCAGCTCGTCCAACGGCACGATCCTCGACAACACGAAACTGAATCCGCTAAAACTGTACCGGCTGGACAACGGCGCTTCCATCAAGTTCGCAGACATTTTTTGCACATATAAGACACTCAGTGCCACCGAAAAGCTGACCAATAATGCGGAGGAGTCGCAGATTCTCGATGACAGCTTTTACGCGGCCGGCACCCAAACAATTGAGTTACCAGAAGTTCATGAGATTGGCATCAATGAGATGGCCACTCAAATCATGACTCCAAAAGCAACCAGTTTCAATGAGATGGACACAGAGATACAAACTTTGGACGACACTAGTGGCGACTCGATCGATTTTTCAACCATGCAAAAAGCCGAGTCGCAAATGATAAGTCGGGGGACGGGATTTTCGGAGATTTCGCCGAGTAAAGTGAATTCCAgcgatttattaaaatctgaTGACGACGAACCGCCCCTGTCGCAAATACGTCCGGTTAAAActggtagaaaaaaattaatcgagaGCGATCACGAGTCTGACACGGATGACGAAGTTGAACATGttccagaaaaaaatatgtcaagATACGTAATCAGTGACGATTCAGAGACCGATATTGAAAATGAGGAGGAAAAAGAAATGGACGAGGCCGATGTAGTGATACCGATGACGCAAGATGGGGAACAAAAAACGAGCGAAGAACCGTCAATAAGCAGCCTCGCGGTCAGCGAGCAGATTAATGATGAAGCAGGGGAGCAAAGAAATGAAGAAATGCCAACAGAGGAAACTGTTGGATCTATCAAAGATGCAGAAAAGGAAGACGAAAGAGTAATCAAAGATGCAGAAAAGGAAGACGAAAGAGTAATCAAAGATGCAGAAAAAGAAGACGAAAGAGTAAATGAGAACGAAACGCTTGCAAAAGATGATCTTCCGTCTTCAGAGGAAATAGATGTTCTACATTATGAAGGGGAGAAAAATGAAGACGAGGGAAAAGTAGTTATGGAAGAAGGAAAAGATGAAGAAGATAATGTCGGTCCATCTTCTGAAGATAAAACGGATCGGCCAACTCCGCAAGTAGATACGGAATTTGCGAATAGTAAGAAGGACCAAAAAGATGGTAACTTTGAGGTGGATCAGAATCTTCAACGTGGAGAAGAACTGGAAATATCCAAAAGTAATAATCAAACAAATGAAGATATTTCAGAAGAAGGTGGAAGTGAAAAAATTGAAGACGCGTTTGATCAACAAACCCAACAGGTggattttgattttgtaaatCACGGGGAAGTGAATTTGGAAAAATCAGAAGAATCGAAAATCGTGGAAGATCAAGATGATGTTGTTACCGCCGacaaattagattttgaagaTCACAACACGCCAGACTTATATTTGCAGTCAACTCAACCGTTGGATAAAAATGATGAAAGATCAAAAGATAAAGAAGAAGCAGACTTTCTTCCGCCTACTCAAGCTCTGAGAATTTTGCACGGAGATGGCGAGGAAGGAGAAGCAGGAATGTTAAATGATGGTTCATCTTCCAAAACGAACGGTGACGAAGATAATGATTACTTTCAACAATCTACACAATCATTGGCAGACTTACTTGGTAATGACAAAATTGAGAATTCAGTTTCGGAGGAAAAAGAAGACCAAGATGAGATGGGTCTGGCGCGTACTCAGTCGCTGGAATTGATACACGGGGAAGAAATTTTAATGGAGTTGAAAAATGATTCTTTGGCTGTAAACAAGGAGCGTCTTTTGGTATCCAAAGATAAAGAAGATGAAGATGTTTTCTTATCACCTACTAAAGCTTTAGATCACCTACTCAGCGAAGGTTCTCCCGGAATCGGTAAAAATcgatcaaaagaaaaattgtcaagATCTAGAGATATAGAAGAAGATGACAGTTTTATTCTTCCGCCGACTCAAGCAATGGAACTTTTGCACAAGGACGATTCTAATTTTAACCAAGTCGAGGATCAGTTGGCTGAGATTTTCATCAGTCAGAACGACATTTTGTTGGGGACTCAACAGTTAGTGGATGTCTTGGAGACAACACACGACGACGATGTCGTAGACGACAGTTTTGCGGAAGACTTTGGACGGTCAACGCGAAGTAAAAGTTGGATTTTTAAGAAACCCGAACCTATCAGCGTCGACTTGGTGAAAGAAATACTCGAAGAAGATATAAAAtctattgaaaataaaaaggagGTGAAAAGTGTGTCAGAAGAAAACGCTGACGATAAACTGGAGGCGCAGAGCGAAAAAGAAGGAAAAGTTACCGCGAAGAGTAATAAAGAGAAGGAAGATGGTGAGAAAGTAGAGAGTAAACAAGTGAGAAAAGCAGAAACGAAAGATGATAAAAATAttggtaaaaataaaagagaGACAAGGAAGCAAAGCATGGTTAGGTTTGAGAGCCAAGAAGGTAAAGAtgaagaaaagaagaaaaatagtCAGGGAGACGATGATGAAAAGAAAGTAGGCAGAAAAGAGATTAAAATGAGTAATAAGGAAGTCCAGAgaaatgttgaaaaagaaGAGGATAAAAAAGGGCAGACGAGCAAGACAAAAGTGGAGAACGAAACGAACGAAAAAGAATTTCGGATTGGTGAAGGTGGGAGAAGGAGTACGAGGAGTCAAGTGAGCAATGATGATAAGAAAAAGTCCGGCTCGCAGGTTCGCAAAGAAAAAACCACGGAAATTGACACTGGGAATTTGAGTCTTGAAatcaagaagaaaaaagaaaaaagtagcAGTAACGATGGAAGAATGGAAGGTAAAGAAGAAGGCAAGGAGAAACAACAGGTGACTAATAAGAAGGATCAAAACGAGGATCAAAGTAATGTGGAAACGAGACGGAGTAGAAGACAACAAAATATTACAAAGGATCAAAAATCCAAATTAGAAGTTGACCAAGGATCAGATTCGACGGATAACAACAGCCAAGAGTCGGGcgaaaacaaaagaagaacTAGACGAACGAAAGACAGTCAAGAGTCTACAGTGGAAGTCGACAAGAGCGACAGTAACGAAGAAGGTGGGAACAGTAGAAGAAGCAAAAGAAAGGAGAATATAAATTCGCTAaaccaaaaacaaataactaCAAATGCAAGTAAAAAGAAAGAATCGCAAAGTAGCAACGAGGAAGAAACACCAAACACCAGAAGAACATCCAAGAGGAAAAAGGACGACAAACaggaaaataaagaaatgtcaCCGATAGCGAAAAAAAGAGTAACGGTTGAGTCCGAAGAAGGGAATAAGAAGCGCGACAAAGAGAACGACGAAGGTAAAGGGACACCGAAGAAGCGCTCGTTAAAAGTGGCGAACGTCGATTCTGGAGACGAATTCGAGGCGAAAATTCCAAAACTGCAGAATTCCTCCGACAAAACAACACCGACCAAAGCAAAAACTTCGTCAGAACCCACGAGAAAATCAACAAGAAACGCGAAGAAAATTACTCCGGATGACGAGGATACCGCCTTGTCATCGTCGAGCATCCAAAACGACGTTTCTTCGTCGTCGACGATCGACGAATCCGCACTGCGACGCAGACGCCTGAGCGCCAACAGCAGACGTTTGAAGAAAGAGGAAGAAATGAAAGGTGACAAGAAAGAGGAAGAAATGAAAGGTGAGAAGAAAGAGGAAGAAATGAAAGGTGAGAAGAAGACGGTGACGAGAAGAGCGAGTGCCGTGAAAGCGTCTCCCGGGATGCTCACCACACCAGAG aGGTTTAAAAGACAAACAAAACCCAAAGTGGTTTTTACGATGATGGACAACCCAGAGTTGGAATCTCTAATCAGACAATTGG GAGGAAGTGTCGTGGACACCGTCGACGCGTGTACAGTTCTGGTGACGGAAAGCGTGAAGCGATCCCAAAAATTGTTGTGCGCTGTCGGACAAGGAAAGCCGATCTGTTCCCCCAAGTGGTTGGAAGCCTGCAAAAAGGCGTACTCATTCGtcg ATCCGTGGAATTACATTCTCGTAGATCGAGAAGCAGAGAAGAAGTGGAGCTTTTCTCTGCGCGAATCTCTGAACAGAAGCGCCAAAACTAAGCAGTTGGAGAATCACACCTTTCAGTTAATCGTCAATAACGCCGCGGACGTGTTGAAAG GAGCCATAGAGGCGTGCGGAGGCAAATGCGTCACGCGCAACTTGGCCAAATCCGGCactgataatttaattatagtGTCGTCCGAGAACAACAGGAGTAAATACAGTAAAATTCTCAAGCAAAATCCAGAAATTAAGGTTGTCGAAGCTGAGGCGATTTTCGACGGAACGCTTCGACAAGAATTTAGGTTTAATAAGCACCTCTTATCGTGA
- the IFT52 gene encoding intraflagellar transport protein 52 homolog: MKMAPVEDASAENKNTIIFNNSKRELFRLNENYKIFQRKLKIYWKVIINKDDISPQLLQNCTLLILAGSQQPFDENELDCLKTFVKDGGRILVLLSESNHNDTSNTNILLEEFGIVPNMDSLIRTHYYKYFHPKECFIGDSSINTSLNRDKVGINLVYPFGCTMNVSKPSVVAFTSGSASFPVDRPLGALHYDPASGGRLVAVGSGHMFADKYIDQEANEKFRELLFDFLTNSHSVRFAPSDHDDIDISDHHIVPDTAELAERPKLCLTDAISHTISIDYTQLFDQKTYSMNTNLVPEALKLYDELGVKHQPLKIITPKFEAPLPPLQAAVFPPSFRELPPPPLELFDLDEAFSSVFSKLAQFANKYAVTAEEADDADLEFFVKECGKIVKADGRVEGAANLLHHIGAQIAAFKSIDTIK, translated from the exons atgaaaatggCACCAGTCGAG GACGCCTCCGCCGAGAACAAGAACACGATCATCTTCAACAACTCCAAGCGAGAGCTGTTCAGGTTGAACGAGAACTACAAAATATTCCAGCGCAAGCTGAAAATCTACTGGAAGGTGATCAT AAACAAGGACGACATCAGCCCGCAGCTGCTGCAAAATTGCACGCTCCTGATCCTGGCGGGGTCGCAGCAGCCCTTCGACGAGAACGAGTTGGACTGCTTGAAGACGTTCGTCAAGGACGGGGGTAGGATCCTGGTGCTGCTGTCGGAGAGCAACCACAACGACACCAGCAATACCAACATACTTTTGGAGGAATTCGGAATAGTACCGAACATGG ATTCGCTGATCCGCACCCACTACTACAAGTATTTCCACCCCAAGGAGTGTTTTATCGGCGACAGCTCCATAAATACCTCTCTAAATAGGGATAAAGTCGGCATAAATCTCGTATATCCTTTCGGCTGCACGATGAACGTCAGCAAGCCGAGCGTGGTGGCTTTCACAAGTGGATCGGCGTCTTTCCCGGTGGATCGCCCCCTGGGCGCCCTGCATTATGACCCGGCCAGCG GGGGCCGCCTGGTCGCCGTCGGCTCGGGTCACATGTTCGCCGACAAGTACATCGACCAGGAGGCCAACGAGAAGTTCAGAGAGTTGCTCTTCGACTTTCTCACCAATTCGCACAGCGTGAGGTTCGCGCCGTCCGACCACGACGACATAGAC ATTTCCGACCACCACATCGTACCAGACACGGCGGAGTTGGCGGAAAGGCCGAAGCTCTGCCTGACCGATGCAATAAGTCACACGATTTCCATAGATTACACCCAACTGTTTGACCAAAAAACGTACTCGATGAATACGAATTTGG TTCCCGAAGCGCTCAAATTGTACGACGAATTGGGAGTGAAACATCAACCCCTCAAGATCATTACGCCGAAGTTCGAAGCGCCGCTGCCGCCCCTCCAGGCGGCG GTGTTTCCTCCCTCGTTCCGCGAGCTGCCGCCCCCGCCTCTCGAGCTGTTCGATCTGGACGAGGCCTTCAGTTCCGTCTTCTCGAAGCTGGCCCAGTTCGCGAACAAGTACGCCGTGACGGCTGAGGAGGCCGACGACGCCGACCTGGAGTTCTTCGTGAAGGAGTGCGGCAAGATCGTCAAAGCGGACGGACGGGTCGAGGGGGCGGCCAACCTCCTGCACCACATCGGCGCGCAGATCGCCGCCTTCAAGAGCATAGATACgatcaaataa